CCATTCTGCATTTTCTGAAGCAACAGAATTCTGATTAGAAGGCATTACTGTCTGGTAGTTGATCTACTAGTCTGGAAATTCAAAAGGCAAGAACCTGAGCCATAGGGTTTTATTGCTATTAAAAATCTGTAAATGGCGCATGTATtgctattttaacatttaaatgtacaAGTTACTGATTCACACATTTTTAtatgaccattaaaaaaaaaatctgaaaaattaAAAAACGATGCTGAGGAAAAATTGTGATAACCcagaaatatttcagattttagaaAATTGCATTTGGTTGGTAATATGAAGGAGATGTTATCTGAAACTAATGATTGGTGTACGAAAGTTCTGATGTTTCTAGTATTGCACAATCTATGCTAACTTAAGAACTTTATCAACATGTTAAGTTTTGGTTTAGGCAAATTATACATTTCTGGAGGTAATTTATCTTGGTAACACATTAAATCAAAGTGCTACATTTCATGCTGAACAGGACTtgctgtatacaaaaaaaaaaaaaaaaaaaatgtagaacctCAAGTTTAAACTCAAGATTCTAAGAAAGACTACAGAAGTATTACATAACAAATCTACTTTTGAGTTATCTGTGTCATAAATATAAAAACTTCAACTTTAGGTTACTGTAGCTGTACCAGGTTTGATAGTCTTACACTTGCAGGCCTGCTGTATACAGAACACATTGTCAAAGATAGGTGGGGCAGCAGCCTAAGGTCTCAAATGAAACGAGTAAGGAAGTCTCAATCTAGTCCTCACTGAACAAAAGCCTacttcacaaaaccaccacacattgGACACAGTTTGGCTCAGTTGTCAGTCTCTGTTTGAGAGAAGCCCAGTACTGAATTACATGGGGTTCCAGGTCAGGATTGAGATGCGCTGGcagaataacaataaaataatcctGCAGGCTCTGCGATGTCAGGGAATCAGCCTTTGAAAGTCTGGTTTTCCTTGTGTTTGTTGTTAACAGTTTCAACATTAAGAGACCACTGTATGTCATTTTGAGATAGTtattgattggctcttgtaatgctgaaatgtgCATATCCCGATTACCCAGAATTCTATAGCTACTGCGTtctctcaccttaactcgaaagctacttttacttatatatacagtactccctcgctataatgcgggtctcgggggacacacaatatgagcgttataactgaagagcgttataaaacaggggagggggtggggtgcGCCGCGGAACATATaccacacatctgactaaaatacaaaagctgaagtgtctcgtctcccggagaaagccgcagctcctctcgcagcaaaaaagtaaatacatttggaaaggtaaccacataataggcctaatatttatttagttataaaacgaatgctgaataagatgactgtgttataaagtgccagcgcagctgttcttcagttcagatactgtatcgaaagggagagacagaaacggaagttagactgagaagttgtccTATTAAAAGGTAGATTTTCTTGCTCCACAAAGGGAGAGATATACCTGATTCAGTGCCCTTGCGGTAAATTTTGTCAGTAAAACTAAACATACTCTTAAAACTAGAATAGCTGAACATCGTAGCACGataagatgtaaaaatgaaacctatCCAGTTGCTGCCCATTTTATAGAAGCCAAACATTTGATTTCATCGCTTAGATATTTTGGTAAGAAAAGGTTGAATTTTCAAGGAGGGGTGGTGATTCTGAAAGATGCATTTGATTTAGACAAACCAAAACCAGCGTACAtaaactgataaaacacaaaCCCGTTAGTGGCCTGCATTCATCAAACTCACTTTTTCCCCTTTAATGAGTTTTGACATACATTTTAACGTTGGGCTGTATTGGATAACACAGTTTAGGTTTAACGCAATTCATTTAAGGCATGGACCGATTATACCTGTTAAATACAACCAAATTAAGTTTCGTATGAATCAAATATggccttaaaaaaaaatcttacaggAACTGAACATACgctatgaaaatatattttttctaagaAATGCAAGACTGAACCTGCCTCACAGTGTTTGAGTTTATAGGTGGAAAACATGGCAGACAAACTCAACCATTACAGGTAGAAATCCTTCATCAGATGGCTGGTGAGAACAAGTGCAATGATGCAATGTGGGCCACGTTTCCAATGTGTTATTTCCAGTTTTACTGGAGTCTGTTTGGTTTCCAGCAGGGGGTCCCGTTGAGTTTTAATGCTCTTTCTTATCAACAGCCTGTTCACCAGTGTGTGGCGCAGCAGTGTGCAGCACGAGGAGTCccgtgagagtgagagagatgcCCACCCACCACAGCATGGCATGGGCTTCTCCAAAAATCAGGTGCCCCAGGAAAGCCTGTatcacaacaaaaaaataaaaaaaaacacactttaaaccAGAACAGAAACTGAAAGGTTATAAATATGTGCATAAAAGCAAGAGTTTATCGGATTGTATAGTTTGGTGAACATTGGTataaggcagttatcgtgtttaCCCTGTACAGTGCGAGCAGCGCATATGGGTCCCTGTTTTTTTGAACGAGGACCCTAAAAAAGGGAGAACTAGACTGAAACCCCTCTGTGGTCACCATATACCAAACATGCATTATTGTGCTGGCATGTATGCATAAATTATTGTCCTACTGGATTTGTACTGTAGCCAAGTGGCAAGGCTTTAACAAAAAGGAAATTAGACTGTGCCAAGTTTCTGACATTTGAAATCTAAAATATGAACCggtttaatgcattttttaaccTTTAAAAGGGCTATTTCACACTATAGTTTTTATTCGCTGCGTTTTTACGGCTGACGTTTCGGTGCTATTTTTATATTCAGACTTGCGTGTCAAATATCACAAAGATGGGGGAACTATAGCACTGCAGAATATCttgttctttatgataagcagcacaagaaatatctcGATAAAGAATGCAAACAGAAATTATGGGAAAATATGAGGAAATCAGAAAGTAAGCActattggtatgttaaaataaacacactgttttgactacaggtttttgttaaatgtcTGGGTGTAGCTTCTAGACAGTAAATGCCAGGAGATAGCGCGGCACATTATTACATATagactgaactacaaaacaaaatcacgtatCTAATTATATCCAGTAGCATACGCAGGTAAGCTGTATTGTATTTACAGCAAATTAAAGTCTAAAACAGTTTTATGTCAATCATATGTGTTAGTATACGTGCATTTTTCCCCCCAATAATGTAAAACCCTGCCAGTAGTGTCTGAAGTTACATCTGCATTGACAGTACCATCTACCTGcgtttactgtattgtttattaaaaaaaaaaatatcaggatGCATCGAAATGATTGCGTCTGTACTTCTAATTTTGTTTCGTGTTGCCAATAAAACTGTTGAGATTATTTGTTACCAATACAGCGGCTGATCTGACACATGTCAAACGCTCCCTTTTTATAGGCACACTGGGTTCAGGGTGTCCATTTGCGCCACACATACCCAACCTATCGCAGCTCCCCACCCAATCAATCAATTTAATTAACCAGGTTAGGCAAAGCCTGCAATGGTTTTCTGTTACTAAACCGGTTTAccggtcacacacacacaagaccttCTTTGCTCTACACACAGCACTCCTTGGATAAACTCACAGTATTTCCCCTTGTTACCAGCTCCCTGGCAGTCCACTCCCTAATGGAGCTTCAAGTTCCCTTTTTATttctgtggctgttcccaattagcaccggTTATctcatttgggaacagccacattctcacatgtatttggcagggataggaattaaccccgtccctgccaaccaccagcaaaacacataacattttatttacagtcaGGGCTCTGGTCTgccacaatttatttattttttatatatatatatatatatatatatatatatatatatatacacacactactggtcaaaagttttagaacacccccatttttccagtttttattgaaatttaagcagttcaagtccagtgaataacctgaaatggtacaaaggtaagcggtaaactgccagaggttaaaaaaaaaagtttaggttaccaaaaactgaaaaataatgtacatttcagagttatacaaaaaggcctttttcagggaacaagtaatgggttaacaacttacagctgttctgcagcaatggaagtaaattaagccttgaaagttgatgctaacaattcctacagttgtcccaacttttgttgattacttacaaaccctctgtctgtataaaagcagtgttggaacagactgtgttactacaccctcttaagcattatttggacagtattgtactgcaggaagtagtatattgctctcataatggcgagaaaaaggcaattaacaaaggaagacagacagaccattataacccttaaaagtgtaggtctttcctttagagaaattgcaaagaaagccaaggtgtcagtgagtacagtttcctacaccatcaaaaggcacttggaaactggaggaaactctgacaggaagaggtctggcagacccaaagccacaacagaatcagaagacaagtttctgagagtcaacagcttgcgtgataggtggctcacaggacaacagcttcaagcacagcttaacactggtcgaagtaagcaagtctcagtttcaactctgaagagaagacttcgagctgcaggtttgacaggtcgagtggcagtaagaaagccattgctaagatggcaaaataagaaaaaataagtggactactgaagactggaagaaggtcttatggaccgatgaatcaaaatttgaaatcttcggttcatcacgcagggtttttgtacgccgttgagtaggcgaaaggatggttcctcggtgtgtgacaccaactgtcaaacatggaggaggaagtgtgatggtctggggctcttttgctggatccagagtctgcgacttgcacagagtgagtggcaccctgaaccaaaactgctaccacagcattttgcagcgccatgcaataccctctggtatacgcctagttggtcaggggttcatcctacagcaagataatgacccaaaacatacctccaggctatgtcagaactaccttagaagataagaacaagacggtaggcttcaaatcatggaatggccagcacagtctccagacttaaaccccatcgagctggtttgggatgaactggacagaagggtgaaagcaaagcaacctacaagagcaacacatttgtgggaacttctgcaacagtgttgggaagaactttccgaacaatatttgatttccattgtagaaagaatgccacgagtgtgttcggctgttatatctgcaaaaggtggctactttgatgagtcaaaaatttagattaaatttcgttaaacaaaacgattccatgatttctttttttatctccaattgtttatttgttctatgctttaatttcagagtacattgagacattaaactgcgtaaatttcaataaaaactggaaaaaggtgttctaaaacttttgaccggtagtgtgtgtgtgtgtgtgtgtatatatatatatatatatatatatatatatatatatatatatatatatatatatatatgataaccTCTTGAATTTCAtaactacataaaaaaatacaacagaatTTGTAGGATAtgctatacacatacatacacggtTGTGTAGATAATTCTTTCTCTTCTTCTTTGGAGCAATAACCACATGGCAGCTTGCACCCGATCCATATTGCCTTCAGATTATATCCAAATTTAGCAGGACAGGGTGGTGGTTGCTGCATTTTGTTATTGTGACAAacctgtttagatttttttttcacagcgaATTTCGCATTTTTTCCCGCAGCGATTACACTCAGGTATGAAAGGTAGTATTCAATTACATAGGTTCGATTTTTTACCCCAGAAAACACAGCAAATTAACgctatagtgtgaatagccctttaCCGATTAATTGTTTGTACTCTTGAAAGTTGAAAGGTTTGCAGCACTGAAGACTGGAGGCCTATCCACAGAGTAGGGATAGCATAAGTAGTGGCAATGCAAGCTTCCCATCCAACCCTTGCTCATTGTTAACATAATTCAGGGTGTCTACAAAAGATAGCCTGTGTCAAATTGtgaggtggttttgtgatgtggagtACTGTTTAAAGACCACCAAACTGTCACTTGTAACATATGACAGTCCATCCCCAGAATAAGTCAAACATGTTCATGGATTAAAACAACACAAGGAGGGTTACCTTAAATATTTAACACACTAGCGGTATTAGAACATAAACATGGTAACCAATTACTTTACTAAGTGCTCACATGCTCTAGCTGGGGGCTATTATAACCGGTAGCTAGCATACTATTGTAGAGGTACATTACTCATTGCTAGCTCTCAGTCTGATAAAGAGATTTTACATGGTTAACCATGTTTGGGACAATGTGTGGGAAATCATGCTGTACAGTGTATTCTGTTATcaaccaaaataaacaagcagTCTACTTACGGAAGATATGAAGTTGGAAGCTGTAGTGGTCACAGTAGCTCTTGCTGAAGAGGAGGAATACCTGAGTGCTTTAGCGAAGCAAGTCCACATCACAGCATTGCAGGTGAACAGCAATCCCCCGCACAGCAGCCTGAGTGGTATGTGCAGCTAGAACGGAGGAAATAACAGCCTTACTGTACCTCAAACACCAAGTGAACTATTTCTCTCTGTCTGTGGGTTTACTGATAGAAGCTGTTCACGCAGATATATGGGGCGGagaatttatttaacatcaaactcctgtctcttgatcatttaaataatacactTGTTTGACTGTGATTCTGAAAGCCAGGGCTGGGTGCAgtgctagtgtgagtttcaagccatgAAAGACATACAACCTACAACAGAAATTCCCTGGTTTATATTTACAACAAGCTAAATGGCATGGTAATGGTGTATGGTACTCCAGCATAGAGTGGGCTATTAGATAGTGTCCTGTAAGCAGGTTTAAAGTATCAAGCGGTTGATCAGATCAATCTATCAATACCCCACCTAAGCCACAGCTGAATTTTTTTGAGTATGTTACAGCACTGGGGCACAACTGTGGATTATCCTAGCAGGGTAaatatgtattgtatatatttaaggTATTTCCATGCAGCAGTAAGCTAGTTTAAAGTATTTccctcttttaaaaacaacctgtCAGTAAGATATTTGTGCAAGGCAAAAATACCAAAGtaatattccatatttaattatAGCAAGGCAAGGCGGATGACAAaaacactcccattgcacagcagtttgagccattccaggatTTACAATGACCTTAATGGGACTTTCCCCTCTGTGGTTTGTGTAATTGATCGAAGGTAGGCCATATTCAGcgcacagtaaaacctggaatggcaaTTCAACTGGAGTGTTGATTCCATCTCTGTAAAGGCAGTCTGTCACAATTGTGCAAATTGAGTACAGTAGCATTAAACCAACCCCAAGCCAGTAATCTTCTGAAGGTCATTTTGAGAGAGAAATCAATTGTCCAGCTGTGGACTCCTAGCAGGCGACATTAATGTTGGTATAAACAGAAATACGGACATCTTGAAGGAGTTTATATTATCTTTATATTATCTGTGTCTGCCCATGGCTGCTGTTTAAACACAATTAATGCATGTTAGAATGTGGGATTCCTAAAAAACAAACCTTCACTAAAATACGGTATACTAGGCTCTCTACTCAAAACTGTCGGTGTCGAAATTTCTTAATAAGGGATGTTTAACAAATGTTTGCGAGACACAAAACACTTTTGACACACTCCGACAATATAGCGAAAGAGTTTAGTATGAAACGCAGCAGATTTTGAAAACACTGAGCATTTGACAAAATTCGGACTGTTTGGCTTGTTAACCCCTCATTCATTAAGGAGTTCCAAAAGCTTTAGTAATGTTTAAGGAAACCTTTTTTCATGAAAGTTTTCCCAACAGGTTGGGTCTGCCCTAAAAGCACAGTAACTCAGCATTCTCCATAAGTGCACATTGTAATTGTAAACATGGATTTGTCCGCTGGTGTTGTAGCATGCATGGGCAATGCTGTCACTGTTGCTGGTATTGCCACGCTAATATTGCTGTAATAAATGAGGATCGAGTTCAGCCTTGCACCACAAGCTGTGTAACATACGACCGGTGGACATAGCTAATTATGTTGACAACCTACGTAAAGCAATGCCCATACAACTTGCCGGACGTTTTCtgggtcataataataataataataataataataataataataataagacttaAAGCCCCCAAAAATCAAATGTCTTCATTTTCTGAAAGCTTACAATATTAGTTGAAGTCATACAGTAAACTAATCATACATCTATATATATGTTGGGttaattttactggagcaacaTGGGTAAAGTACAccgccttgctcaagggtacagcagcagtgtcccacaggGATTGTTAGTGTTCATTTGTTGTTCAATTTTTAATTTGTTGTGTGCCCGGTCTGTAATTTCGTCCCATATTTTATTTCTGAAGGACATGTTTCTTTTTTGGTCCAAAGAGTTGTTTTTCATATTTTGCAACTTCCTCAGTGTAACCTCCAAACATTCTTCAGTGAATATTTTTTCCCTCCTTCTTTGGAGGGGTGATAGGGTTTAGCCTATAATAATGTCAGTGGTGGCAGTGCCAGCACTGTTTTCAGCTCTGTTTTCTAAGATGAGGCACTAGTTTTCTAGTGCCTCATCTTCCTGCCCTGCTGCACCATCAACTATTTATCCATACATTTGTAGACAAACAgcctagaccagtggttctcaatcctggtcctgggggaccactgcctgctggtttttgttccaactgagctctcaattacttaattgaatccTCAATTGAAcgaataatttgcttaatttgactttttcaaTTGTGTATCTTATAAAAAATTGGAGATGTCAtgttccttatacaattttatacttaacttgaaatctccatccgtttaaaatattttaagagctcagattaggcaaattattagttcaattaaggttcaattaagtaaatgagagctcagttggagGCCCAGGATTGTGAACCACTGGCCCAGAAATACTAGAAACGACAGGAATTCCTGCCTTTTTCGTAATGTATTTCTACACGATTAATGGTTAACAGACAACTGTAACactttgctttttaaataaacGTTTTCCCAGAGCGGGTTCCTGTCATTAGTAAAACCAGACATACATTATCTTTTGAATCTGTTTGTTACCTCACAGGTCATGATGATCGATCGGTTTTCGTCTGCTTTTCCCTGGGAGGAACAGCATCTGCCTATTCCTTTTAACCGATTAAATCTTTAATGACTGATTGCACCGACGAATTTAAGGTGGGATGTGTGCTCGTTCATTTCCTTATTTTAGGCGATTATGTTTGTGTTACATTTCGACTTTCTGACAAATAGTAACAAATTTGCTCCGGTAAAACACAATGAAATACCGAAGGTTTTGAGTATAGAGTCCACTGTTTGCAGCACTGCATTAAATGATTGCATTCTCAAACAAAATGCAACATAAGGTTAAAAATCTGCGTCACTAGTGCTCGAAATAAAATACGAGCAATAGGTTTAGTCAGGGCTGTATTTTCATGATTAGAAATCACGGTGGTCTGTATAtttagtctgtgtgtgtatgtgttatatatatatatatatatatatatatatatatatatatatatatatatatataatgcttaaACAAGTGCAGCGTTGTCTTACCCAGTCGCAAACTGTAGTTTCGTCGGCTTGCCTAAAATGTCTTTCATGTAATGCCCATGATTTGAGCCCATTTTCACAGACCCCTTTCAGGTAGTCAGATCCGAGGGATAGTTTCGCTGACGAGGAGGCGACGGCTCCAAGAAACCCTGCCAGCAATGCGTAGAAGACACCGGAGAACATCTTCTAAAGTATTTACAAATGTTAACGAgtacaaatgaaaacaaatgcttcTTCGTTACATTTTTTTCTCCTCTGTATAAATTTGTAACCGAGACACATACTTCCCACTTAGGAGTGTCAAATCGTTTAACCAATCAGAAcggtgtgttttgtttcttggattctgggagatgtaggctctgtgtgtgtgtgtgtgtattgttctgTACAGTTATGTGACCATTCCCCAGTGGTTATCTGATTCATTGAGGGAAATTGGGGAAGTCTGTCACTGTAATAGTCCATCATCGCTTTTGCGATTCTCTAAAACATCAGTATAAACGGCAccttttggagttttgcaaaaaaaaaaaaaaggcatctaTTTCATTTTCCTCGTCCACAAATTTTTCTAAAATTCTGTTTTTGAGAAATATCTCGAAATTGTAAATTTCCATTAGGGTACGTAAacctttgactacaactgtgtgtgattatatatatatatatatatatatatatatatatatataaatttatatatatatatatatataaatttttatatatatatatatatatatatatatatatatatatatatatatattacaccgtagtgttcaaaagtttggaatCAAAAaattatttacagcaagacttGTATTGCctatttttcctcactcagaccccttgctaaATATCTTAGTATCCCAAAATAGATAATATGATGTCGTTCGCCTCCACTAAAAGggggcagcagtagttttagtggtTATTTGGATTACGATTAGCAGGTCACTCTTGATCTCTGCATAGTCTCTGTGGTGCACAGCCGCAGCCAGTCTCAACGCAGTAACTTCAAAGCAGCGATGGGCTTTgccaaagatcttctatatacacaAGATAGTCAACTCCTCCTTTTTTCCGTCCCCGCCGTTGCGGTGCATCATCggaatccaaagagttccggTGGCGACTTTTCTCCTATctctataatgtaaagtctgcttcatttcgtattcaaagctttctcttttgaaaactattGCATTTAGCAATATTCACCTGTATCTGTTTATAtacacccctccttaacacatacgtgttattatttatACGATCGATGTTTTCACGTGGCTGACAAGAGCTCCTTATCGCCGAAGTGCTCTCAGAAATTGCCGGCTTCATGTATATTCATGAGCAAACAAGACGGGGCGTGGTTTGATATTTGGCTTTGTTGTCAGGAATGGGATAGACAGCGATCGAGAGTGAACGAGATTGGCTGCTACTCAATTCTTCAATTTTTTTGATAGCAGGTTAATTAGGTCTATTTATTAGGTTAATTAGGTATATTTTAACTGATTGTTaccatcattaatattatttcaatcaCTACTATTATTAGGCATAGGCCTACTATTAATTAGGCTTTCTCAGTTGCACGTCGGTAGCATGAGTGAACATTTCTGAACACTCagaaaagtacacagaaaaacaTTATTTCACTTAATTGTAGAGCAATagtagttattaatgtattgtacGGATTGTAATGATTTCTATGGGTGGAACTGCCCTCGAAGAACGCGCATCTCTGCGATTCTGTGCAGAACTGCGGAAAATCTGCGCTATAAGAACACGACCGTTATCTGTTGCGCTATATGTCTGCGCAGGCGCAATAGTACGGGCTTGTGCTCAGAAAATAGCCTTTTTTCATAATGATTACGTACTGTCATCATTTTCCAATGTAGccgttttctctattaaataaattattttttaacatctACAGTAATCTGGGAAATGACGCAGCTCCATTGAGTGAGTCTCAATAGAAAAAATACCTCGCACTCTCTTGGGTTCGTTCACCGGgttcattctgcgcagattctgtgcagaatttgaccagtttagccaatgatcttgTAAGAATGatcttcgtgaacgcacccattggctaaattagTCAGATTCTGCACaaaatctgcgcagaatgatctccgtgaacgcacctatCATATCCATTAAGAAGTAAAGGCGGAGTCGAGTATTTTGCGTGTCTATTATGACGCCTGAACTAATAGCGATTATTTGGCATTACAATGGATTATAGAGGTTAAGGTAGAGagggcagtatttttttcagattcgTTATCAGGGCTACAGGCGAATGAAGGAAAAGGTGATATACGTGATTTAGTACAGGAGGTAATGTATCTCGTGTCACAATGTGTGTATTTAGGATTGTATGTGGTTTTTGTGTGGATTCCAGCGCATATAGGAATGAAAGGGCGGATGGGTTCGCAGAAATGTCAGTGAAGTCTTCATTATGGGTTAAGGGAGTATTAtagaataatagaaaaaaaatatatagtgaaTGAATGGCAGAATATGTGGAATAGGGAAAAAAGGGCGTGAATGATATAAATCACAAGTGTCAGTTTGCGGGAAGGATGGTATGGAGGgaatagacaggaggggcagcagagtggagtagtggttagggctctggactcttgaccagagggtcgtgggttcaatccctggtactactgctgctgtgcccttgagcaaggtactttacctagattgctccagtaaaaacccaactgcataaatggggaattgtatgtaaaaaaataatgtgatatcttgtaacaattgtaaatcgccctggataagggcgtctgctaagaaataaataataataatactgttatcGGACATTCAACTTTAAATGAACATTTCTATAATTGGAGCgcatgagaatgggttatgtatgAGATGTGGGGTTATGGAAACTGTGGAACACCTGATGGTTGAATATGCTAGATATAGGGAAGTGAGATTAGAGGTAGGGGAAGAGTTGAGGGCTTTGAAtattcagaatattttttttagggACGGTATAGGGGATGGTAATAGAATAGATAGGGGTATGGTCAGGTATATAGGGAAT
The Acipenser ruthenus chromosome 3, fAciRut3.2 maternal haplotype, whole genome shotgun sequence genome window above contains:
- the LOC117435389 gene encoding transmembrane protein 42-like isoform X2, translating into MFSGVFYALLAGFLGAVASSSAKLSLGSDYLKGVCENGLKSWALHERHFRQADETTVCDWLHIPLRLLCGGLLFTCNAVMWTCFAKALRYSSSSARATVTTTASNFISSAFLGHLIFGEAHAMLWWVGISLTLTGLLVLHTAAPHTGEQAVDKKEH
- the LOC117435389 gene encoding uncharacterized protein LOC117435389 isoform X1, which produces MFSGVFYALLAGFLGAVASSSAKLSLGSDYLKGVCENGLKSWALHERHFRQADETTVCDWLHIPLRLLCGGLLFTCNAVMWTCFAKALRYSSSSARATVTTTASNFISSAQLRSARPWNGLAPSVTQKDRPLDSRLLSYSSKTVSLATQPVSSRPMMTRLGPTLRL